One Triticum dicoccoides isolate Atlit2015 ecotype Zavitan chromosome 5B, WEW_v2.0, whole genome shotgun sequence genomic window carries:
- the LOC119305615 gene encoding cell wall protein IFF6-like — protein sequence MASCRRSAAIAAALVLLAFGCGMAESRRVARMGLGIDLGGGEGAGLGLGLGLGVGAGTRGVSASGSGSGSGSVAGAGSTSESRSGSVSVGGASSFAGSSAGSNAGSAGSGAGSSAGSGAGYGGGQGYGGGCGGGSGSGSGYGEGGGYGRGSGNGSGFGFGEGRGFGSGSAGNP from the exons ATGGCGAGCTGCCGGAGGAGCGCGGCCATCGCTGCCGCCTTGGTGCTGCTGGCGTTCGGGTGCGGCATGGCCGAGAGCCGGCGCGTGGCCAGGATGGGCCTCGGCATTGACCTGGGCGGCGGGGAGGGCGCCGGGCTCGGCCTCGGCCTTGGTCTCGGGGTTGGAGCGGGCACGAGAGGGGTGTCCGCGTCCGGAtcaggctccggctccggctccgtggCTGGAGCGGGCTCGACCTCTGAGTCGAGATCCGGCTCGGTTTCTGTTGGAGGTGCCAGCTCGTTTGCCGGGTCAAGCGCTGGGTCCAACGCCGGATCGGCCGGGTCAGGGGCGGGGTCTTCCGCCGGTTCGGGGGCGGGTTACGGTGGCGGGCAGGGCTATGGCGGTGGAT GTGGCGGTGGTTCTGGTTCCGGGTCTGGGTATGGCGAGGGCGGAGGGTATGGTCGGGGATCGGGGAATGGATCGGGCTTCGGGTTTGGGGAGGGCCGTGGTTTTGGGTCTGGTTCAGCTGGAAACCCTTGA
- the LOC119305616 gene encoding fibroin heavy chain-like, with protein sequence MVCIKAIAFVVVLVAGASLAPVGESRSARKDLGLNLGIGGVGIGIGLGAGVGAGGSGSGSGCGSGSGSGSGSGSGSGSGSGSGSGSGGLGLGLGVGVGIGVGGGSGGGGSSSGSGSGSASVSRSGSIPGIGSGSGSASASGSGSASGGGGLGLGAGLGIGLGGGTSGSSSGSGSGSASASGSGSGSGSSAGSGASSSAGSSAGSSAGSSAGSSVGSSAGSSAGSSAGSSARSSAGSSAGSSAGSSAQSEAGSEARRVQGHH encoded by the coding sequence ATGGTCTGCATTAAGGCCATTGCTTTTGTAGTTGTACTTGTCGCTGGTGCATCGCTTGCCCCGGTGGGCGAGAGCCGCTCTGCTCGGAAGGACCTTGGTCTCAACCTTGGCATTGGCGGGGTTGGAATTGGTATCGGCTTGGGTGCTGGTGTGGGCGCGGGTGGTTCTGGCTCGGGCTCGGGTTGCGGTTCCGGATCAGGGTCAGGTTCTGGTTCAGGGTCTGGTTCGGGGTCGGGCTCGGGATCAGGATCAGGGTCAGGTGGTCTAGGTCTTGGACTTGGTGTTGGAGTCGGTATTGGTGTaggtggtggtagtggtggtggtggttctaGTTCCGGTTCTGGATCGGGTTCGGCATCTGTCTCTCGTTCTGGATCAATTCCAGGCATAGGATCTGGTTCTGGATCGGCATCGGCTTCTGGGTCAGGCTCAGCCTCAGGAGGGGGTGGGCTTGGGCTTGGGGCTGGACTCGGTATTGGATTAGGTGGTGGTACTAGTGGCTCTAGCTCGGGTTCAGGGTCGGGCTCAGCTTCGGCTTCGGGCTCTGGGTCGGGAAGCGGCTCAAGCGCTGGATCAGGTGCTAGCTCTAGTGCCGGATCAAGTGCGGGGTCCAGTGCCGGATCAAGTGCCGGGTCCAGCGTAGGCTCTAGTGCCGGATCAAGTGCGGGGTCCAGTGCAGGCTCTAGCGCCAGATCAAGTGCAGGGTCAAGTGCAGGTTCAAGTGCAGGCTCTAGTGCCCAATCAGAAGCAGGTTCCGAAGCCAGAAGAGTGCAAGGCCACCATTGA
- the LOC119309602 gene encoding fibroin heavy chain-like isoform X2 yields the protein MRQMTTISVGIVVLATLVLASEGRIARKDLGLDLDLGLGTGTEVDIGIGGAIGGAGSGSASGSGSAAGSGSGSASGSGSGSGSGSGAASSAGSGAVSGGGSYAGSGAGSGSGGASGSGAGSGSGGASGSGAGSGSGGASGGASGSGAGSGAGSGSGGASGAGAGSGSGGASGGASGSVAGSGSGGGSGSGAGSGSGYGQGQGKGEGQGQGSGYGQGSGSGHGQGSGSGSGYGEGHGEGYGQGRGAGSGYGEGHGEGYGQGSGVGQGSGYGEGHGEGYGQGSGVGQGSGYGEGSGSGYGNGAGSGYGEGHGYGYGSGHGK from the exons ATGCGGCAAATGACAACCATTTCGGTTGGCATTGTTGTGCTCGCCACACTTGTTTTGGCATCCGAGGGTCGCATTGCCCGGAAGGACTTAGGTCTGGACCTTGATCTGGGCCTAGGGACCGGTACAGAGGTTGACATTGGCATAGGTGGTGCTATTGGTGGTGCCGGCTCCGGCTCTGCATCGGGGTCTGGTTCTGCGGCTGGATCAGGGTCGGGATCAGCCTCTGGTTCCGGGTCTGGCTCGGGGTCTGGTTCGGGCGCTGCATCATCGGCAGGTTCGGGTGCAGTTTCTGGTGGAGGATCCTATGCTGGGTCCGGTGCAGGCTCGGGCTCAGGTGGAGCCTCTGGCTCTGGTGCTGGTTCAGGCTCAGGTGGAGCCTCTGGCTCTGGTGCTGGTTCAGGCTCAGGTGGAGCCTCTGGCGGAGCTTCTGGCTCTGGCGCTGGTTCAGGTGCAGGCTCAGGCTCAGGTGGAGCCTCTGGCGCTGGTGCTGGTTCAGGCTCAGGTGGAGCCTCTGGTGGAGCATCTGGATCCGTTGCTGGTTCAGGCTCAGGTGGAGGCTCTGGCTCTGGTGCCGGTTCGGGATCTGGTTATGGTCAGGGGCAGGGTAAaggagaaggccaaggccaaggatctGGATATGGCCAGGGTTCCGGCTCGGGCCATGGACAAGGTTCGGGCTCTGGTTCGGGTTATGGTGAGGGACATGGTGAAGGTTATGGCCAAGGACGTGGTGCGGGATCAGGATACGGTGAGGGCCATGGCGAAGGTTATGGTCAAGGAAGTGGTGTCGGGCAAGGATCCGGATACGGTGAGGGCCATGGCGAAGGTTATGGACAAGGAAGTGGTGTCGGGCAAGGATCTGGATATGGCGAAG GCTCTGGTAGTGGTTATGGAAATGGGGCTGGCTCGGGCTACGGTGAAGGTCACGGATATGGGTATGGATCTGGACATGGCAAATGA
- the LOC119309602 gene encoding fibroin heavy chain-like isoform X1 produces MRQMTTISVGIVVLATLVLASEGRIARKDLGLDLDLGLGTGTEVDIGIGGAIGGAGSGSASGSGSAAGSGSGSASGSGSGSGSGSGAASSAGSGAVSGGGSYAGSGAGSGSGGASGSGAGSGSGGASGSGAGSGSGGASGGASGSGAGSGAGSGSGGASGAGAGSGSGGASGGASGSVAGSGSGGGSGSGAGSGSGYGQGQGKGEGQGQGSGYGQGSGSGHGQGSGSGSGYGEGHGEGYGQGRGAGSGYGEGHGEGYGQGSGVGQGSGYGEGHGEGYGQGSGVGQGSGYGEGHGQGSGSGSGYGEGSGSGYGNGAGSGYGEGHGYGYGSGHGK; encoded by the coding sequence ATGCGGCAAATGACAACCATTTCGGTTGGCATTGTTGTGCTCGCCACACTTGTTTTGGCATCCGAGGGTCGCATTGCCCGGAAGGACTTAGGTCTGGACCTTGATCTGGGCCTAGGGACCGGTACAGAGGTTGACATTGGCATAGGTGGTGCTATTGGTGGTGCCGGCTCCGGCTCTGCATCGGGGTCTGGTTCTGCGGCTGGATCAGGGTCGGGATCAGCCTCTGGTTCCGGGTCTGGCTCGGGGTCTGGTTCGGGCGCTGCATCATCGGCAGGTTCGGGTGCAGTTTCTGGTGGAGGATCCTATGCTGGGTCCGGTGCAGGCTCGGGCTCAGGTGGAGCCTCTGGCTCTGGTGCTGGTTCAGGCTCAGGTGGAGCCTCTGGCTCTGGTGCTGGTTCAGGCTCAGGTGGAGCCTCTGGCGGAGCTTCTGGCTCTGGCGCTGGTTCAGGTGCAGGCTCAGGCTCAGGTGGAGCCTCTGGCGCTGGTGCTGGTTCAGGCTCAGGTGGAGCCTCTGGTGGAGCATCTGGATCCGTTGCTGGTTCAGGCTCAGGTGGAGGCTCTGGCTCTGGTGCCGGTTCGGGATCTGGTTATGGTCAGGGGCAGGGTAAaggagaaggccaaggccaaggatctGGATATGGCCAGGGTTCCGGCTCGGGCCATGGACAAGGTTCGGGCTCTGGTTCGGGTTATGGTGAGGGACATGGTGAAGGTTATGGCCAAGGACGTGGTGCGGGATCAGGATACGGTGAGGGCCATGGCGAAGGTTATGGTCAAGGAAGTGGTGTCGGGCAAGGATCCGGATACGGTGAGGGCCATGGCGAAGGTTATGGACAAGGAAGTGGTGTCGGGCAAGGATCTGGATATGGCGAAGGTCATGGCCAAGGATCTGGTTCAGGCTCTGGCTATGGTGAAGGCTCTGGTAGTGGTTATGGAAATGGGGCTGGCTCGGGCTACGGTGAAGGTCACGGATATGGGTATGGATCTGGACATGGCAAATGA